A genomic region of Fusobacterium perfoetens contains the following coding sequences:
- the ybaK gene encoding Cys-tRNA(Pro) deacylase, protein MKKTNAVRELDQHKIPYSTKEYEVDESDLSAVHVALVTNTDLDRIFKTLSLLNEKNELIIACIPGGDSIDLKKLAKLAGTKRVEMLPLKELTKYTGYVRGGCSPVGIRKKHESFIHESALKFDSILISGGMRGLQIEINPKDLIDYLKMKTGDIIVF, encoded by the coding sequence ATAAAAAAAACAAATGCTGTAAGAGAACTTGATCAGCATAAAATACCTTATAGCACAAAAGAATATGAGGTTGATGAAAGCGATTTAAGTGCTGTTCATGTGGCTCTTGTTACAAATACAGACCTTGACAGAATATTTAAAACTCTTTCTCTCTTAAATGAAAAAAATGAACTTATAATTGCATGTATTCCTGGAGGAGACAGCATTGATTTAAAAAAACTTGCAAAACTTGCTGGAACAAAAAGAGTTGAAATGCTCCCTTTAAAGGAATTAACTAAATATACAGGGTATGTAAGAGGAGGATGCTCTCCTGTAGGAATAAGAAAAAAACATGAATCTTTTATCCATGAATCTGCTTTAAAATTTGACTCAATACTTATTAGTGGAGGAATGAGAGGACTTCAGATAGAAATAAATCCTAAAGATCTCATTGATTATTTAAAAATGAAAACAGGAGATATTATAGTTTTCTAG
- a CDS encoding 2-phosphosulfolactate phosphatase has translation MKVNIIFTADEVSQSKTQGKICVVIDVLRATSVMITALENGAKRIFPFKDIETIQEKCRNLKNVIKCGERNALKIQGFDLGNSPLEFTKEKVFGKDIYMSTTNGTKAIENSIFAEKIIICSFLNVKSAAEKIIEYGKDCTIICAGTNGEFSLDDALCAGLIIKELEKHIDISLSDKLLALVRISESHDNIKDILKGSTHYSRLLALGFEKDMEHIFTLNKYSSVPEYENGYVSIK, from the coding sequence ATGAAAGTAAATATAATTTTTACAGCTGATGAAGTATCACAATCTAAAACACAAGGAAAAATATGTGTTGTCATTGATGTTCTTCGTGCTACATCTGTTATGATTACAGCTCTTGAAAATGGAGCAAAAAGAATATTTCCTTTTAAAGATATAGAAACTATACAAGAGAAATGCAGAAATCTAAAAAATGTAATCAAATGTGGAGAAAGAAATGCTCTTAAAATACAAGGATTTGATTTAGGAAATTCCCCTCTTGAGTTTACTAAAGAAAAAGTTTTTGGAAAAGATATTTATATGAGCACAACTAATGGAACAAAAGCTATAGAAAATTCTATTTTTGCTGAAAAAATCATTATTTGTTCTTTCTTAAATGTTAAAAGTGCTGCTGAAAAAATTATTGAATATGGAAAAGACTGCACCATTATCTGTGCTGGAACAAATGGGGAATTTTCTCTTGATGATGCTTTATGTGCAGGACTTATTATAAAGGAACTGGAAAAACATATTGATATTTCTTTAAGTGATAAACTTCTTGCTCTTGTAAGAATATCAGAATCTCACGACAATATAAAAGATATTCTTAAAGGAAGCACTCATTATTCCCGTCTTTTAGCTTTAGGATTTGAAAAAGATATGGAACATATCTTTACTTTAAATAAATATTCTTCTGTCCCTGAATATGAAAATGGGTATGTTTCAATAAAATAA
- a CDS encoding RidA family protein: MIKRHNLGTRYSEAVIYNGVAYLCGQCCHEGDEGKKDVKVQTKETLENIDRVLSEIGSDKSKVLMATIYLKDISYYDEMNEVWDSWIAEGHYPARACVEAALAERDLLVEIVVTAAV, encoded by the coding sequence ATGATAAAAAGACATAATCTTGGAACAAGATACAGTGAAGCTGTAATTTATAATGGAGTAGCTTATCTTTGTGGGCAATGCTGTCATGAAGGTGATGAAGGAAAAAAAGATGTTAAGGTTCAAACAAAAGAAACACTTGAAAATATTGATAGAGTTCTTTCAGAAATAGGTTCAGATAAATCTAAAGTTCTTATGGCTACAATTTATTTAAAAGATATAAGCTATTATGATGAAATGAATGAAGTATGGGATTCATGGATAGCAGAGGGACATTATCCTGCAAGAGCATGTGTTGAAGCTGCACTTGCTGAAAGAGACCTTCTTGTTGAAATAGTTGTTACAGCAGCAGTCTAG
- a CDS encoding cell division protein SepF has product MDYDIVFFKPTRFEDCMKCIEYIKKDKIVHVNLFGLEADLQQRILDFLSGAIFIQEGKIINPGEKVFCTIPKTKEYYMDYVDKSKVSQRYDEEEEIIPIYK; this is encoded by the coding sequence ATGGATTACGATATAGTATTTTTTAAACCCACAAGATTTGAAGATTGTATGAAATGCATAGAATATATAAAAAAAGATAAGATTGTTCATGTAAATCTTTTCGGTCTTGAAGCAGATTTACAACAAAGAATTCTTGATTTTTTAAGTGGAGCTATTTTTATTCAGGAAGGTAAAATAATTAATCCTGGAGAAAAAGTTTTCTGTACAATTCCAAAAACAAAAGAATATTACATGGATTATGTAGATAAATCAAAAGTAAGTCAAAGATACGATGAAGAAGAGGAAATAATTCCAATATATAAATAG
- a CDS encoding DHH family phosphoesterase translates to MFLKKIEESKSIIITSHVNPDGDAVGSGLSLFLALKNQYKDKDIRFILEDEIPDNMKFLEGSELIEKFSEEMENLSPDLFITVDSATFERIGKTASLRKNAFLVNIDHHHVSNPNFGDINIVKEASSTSEIIFFILRDMLNISIDKKTAEAIYTGVITDTGNFKYESTTKETFYVGGELIDKGIDRTKISDAVYKNKSLGAMKALGKALTEMTIIPEKKLVYFTLKNDFIQKENIKKGETDGIVENLLEYKDCDVSVFLREIENGKIKGSMRSKNMIDVNEIASIFGGGGHKRAAGFTTNLSEKEIIEKISEKI, encoded by the coding sequence ATGTTTTTAAAAAAAATAGAAGAGAGCAAAAGTATAATTATTACTTCCCATGTAAATCCTGATGGAGATGCTGTAGGAAGTGGATTATCACTTTTTCTTGCTCTTAAAAACCAATATAAAGATAAAGATATAAGATTTATACTGGAAGATGAAATTCCTGACAATATGAAATTTCTTGAAGGCTCAGAGCTTATTGAAAAATTTTCTGAAGAGATGGAAAATCTTTCTCCTGATCTTTTTATCACAGTAGATTCTGCTACATTTGAAAGAATAGGAAAAACTGCTTCTCTTAGAAAAAATGCTTTTCTTGTAAATATTGATCACCATCATGTAAGCAATCCTAATTTTGGAGATATTAATATTGTAAAAGAAGCTTCTTCTACAAGTGAAATAATATTTTTCATCTTAAGAGATATGCTTAATATTTCTATAGATAAAAAAACAGCTGAGGCTATATATACAGGAGTTATCACAGATACAGGAAACTTTAAATATGAAAGTACAACAAAAGAAACTTTTTATGTTGGAGGAGAACTTATTGATAAAGGAATAGACAGAACAAAAATTTCTGATGCTGTCTATAAAAATAAATCTCTTGGAGCAATGAAAGCTTTAGGAAAAGCTCTTACTGAAATGACAATAATACCTGAAAAAAAATTAGTTTATTTCACTTTAAAAAATGATTTTATACAAAAAGAAAATATTAAAAAAGGTGAAACAGACGGAATAGTTGAAAACCTTCTTGAGTATAAAGACTGTGATGTTTCTGTATTTTTAAGAGAAATTGAAAATGGAAAAATAAAAGGAAGCATGAGAAGTAAAAATATGATAGATGTTAATGAAATAGCATCTATTTTTGGAGGGGGAGGTCATAAAAGAGCTGCTGGCTTTACAACAAACCTTTCTGAAAAAGAAATAATAGAAAAAATTTCTGAAAAAATATAA